The genomic DNA GGAACCTTTCCTGCTTGATCGTCAGTTCGGTGCCGGTGCCGCCGCCGGGCAGGGGGTAGGAGGCGGTGTTCAGGGTCTCGCCCAGGGTGCTGCCGGGGAACTTGCCGGCCAGCTCACCGGCGCTCTCGCCGGCCTCGGGGATGAACGCGGCGATGTAGACCAGCGCCTTGACGTCCGGGTCACCGGCGGCGGCCTGGGTGATCACCGAGCCGCCGTAGGAGTGACCGACCAGGACCACGGGCCCCGCCACCGTGGCCAGGACGCTGCGCACGTAGGCGGCGTCCTCGCTCAGCCCGCGCAGGGGGTTGGCCGCGGAGACGACGGGATAGCCGTCGTGCCGCAGGCGCCGGATGACGTCGGACCAGCTGGAGGCGTCGGCGAAGGCGCCGTGGACGAGCACGACGGTCGGCTTGGCCTTGCCCGTCTCGGCCTCCTGTGAGGCCGCGGCGCTGCTGCTCGCCGCGGTGGCGGCCAGCAGCGACCCGGCCACGATCGGCGCGAGGGCCACGGTGGCGAGGGTACGGACGGCCGAGCGGGTGCGAGAGGAACGGGACATGAGGTTCTCCTTGTGGGGCGTCTTGTCGTAGGTGGTCTTGTTCGCGGGCCGGGCAGGGTCGCCCGGCGGAGCACGGTCAGCTCTGGTGGAGCACGGTCAGGTCCGGCGGCGGACACCGCGGCGCGGACGGCCGGTTGGGGTGGAGAACGGTCAGCTCTGGTGCAGGGCGGTGCGCAGGGCGTGGACGGCCTGGTCGATGGCGGCCTGGGCGCCCCGCATCTCGCGCAGGGGGTTGAGCATCACGAAGTCGTGGATGACGCCGAGGTAGCGGGTGGCGACGACCGGGACACCGGCCGCGCGCAGTTTGGCGGCGTACGCCTCGCCCT from Nonomuraea muscovyensis includes the following:
- a CDS encoding alpha/beta fold hydrolase, which encodes MSRSSRTRSAVRTLATVALAPIVAGSLLAATAASSSAAASQEAETGKAKPTVVLVHGAFADASSWSDVIRRLRHDGYPVVSAANPLRGLSEDAAYVRSVLATVAGPVVLVGHSYGGSVITQAAAGDPDVKALVYIAAFIPEAGESAGELAGKFPGSTLGETLNTASYPLPGGGTGTELTIKQERFRKQFAADVPATTAAIMAATQRPVSTLALEEKAAEAAWKDIRSYALIAGKDNNIPPKAQQWMAERADARTVTVEGASHAVSVSEPAAVTDLIRRAARDIR